A genome region from Flavobacterium sp. CFS9 includes the following:
- a CDS encoding YgcG family protein gives MKKIVLIVTFALLLPAMVIAQTKTETPDIFAKSTNYVNDFEKILTSSQSKSLSDFLKAGETKTKTKITIVTLSSIAPYTNLTDYSSDLEQYLVSKLKIDSSILIVLSKQLRQIQIQGVNKLRPKMSDQEIKDIVSTYVLPELKKGDYYKALQEGSIQLIKKLE, from the coding sequence ATGAAAAAAATAGTGCTCATAGTAACATTCGCTCTTCTTTTACCTGCAATGGTTATTGCACAAACCAAAACCGAAACACCCGATATTTTTGCAAAATCTACTAATTACGTAAATGATTTTGAAAAAATACTTACTTCAAGCCAAAGCAAGAGTTTGAGCGACTTTTTAAAAGCCGGTGAAACAAAAACTAAAACTAAAATTACTATTGTAACTCTCTCTTCAATAGCACCATACACTAACCTTACAGATTACTCTTCAGATTTAGAACAATATCTGGTTTCTAAATTAAAGATAGATTCTTCAATTTTAATTGTTTTAAGCAAGCAATTGAGACAAATTCAGATTCAGGGGGTCAATAAACTACGTCCTAAAATGAGTGATCAGGAAATTAAAGACATTGTATCAACTTATGTATTACCGGAATTGAAAAAAGGTGATTATTATAAAGCCTTACAGGAAGGTTCGATTCAGCTTATTAAAAAACTGGAATAA
- a CDS encoding DUF2306 domain-containing protein: protein MEKEQLIQILIYFHALFGGIALLSGFLSLASKKGKNIHKKSGKLFYYTMLLSALTALIISSLPKHESPFLFSIGLFSSYFTITGYRALQFKNKSINLKTDKIISGIMIITGILMILYNPLVNQKINIVLTVLGLVGLIFSTRDFLLFQNKSKLQRVWLKLHLGKMIGGYISATTAFIVVNQFIPSIYGWFIPGTIGGFYIVYWIRKLNNKQNQAKINLE from the coding sequence ATGGAGAAAGAACAACTAATACAAATACTCATCTATTTTCATGCTCTGTTTGGCGGCATTGCGCTTCTTTCGGGATTCCTTTCGTTAGCATCTAAAAAAGGAAAAAATATCCATAAAAAATCCGGAAAGCTTTTTTACTATACAATGCTTTTATCGGCTCTAACGGCTTTAATTATATCAAGCTTGCCTAAACATGAGAGTCCTTTTTTATTTTCAATTGGTCTGTTTAGCTCTTATTTCACTATAACAGGCTATCGGGCTTTACAATTCAAAAACAAAAGCATCAATTTAAAAACGGATAAAATCATATCCGGAATTATGATCATCACGGGAATTTTAATGATTTTATACAATCCACTTGTAAACCAAAAAATTAATATTGTTCTTACGGTTCTGGGTCTCGTCGGGCTCATTTTTTCGACCAGGGATTTTCTGCTGTTCCAAAACAAGAGTAAGCTTCAAAGGGTCTGGCTTAAATTACATTTAGGAAAAATGATTGGCGGTTATATCTCCGCGACTACTGCTTTTATTGTAGTAAACCAATTTATTCCCAGCATCTACGGATGGTTTATTCCAGGAACAATTGGCGGCTTCTATATTGTTTATTGGATCAGAAAACTCAATAACAAACAAAATCAGGCTAAAATAAATTTGGAATGA
- a CDS encoding M14 family zinc carboxypeptidase, whose amino-acid sequence MKKIFFVAVLLFVITFSAFAQLKAPSEFIPNYGKQISYYHQVEEYFKYLTEQSQSIKKQKYGTTNEQRDLNVYYISAPENLANLEQIRNNNLAAIGLSDKKTSGVENKIIVWLSFNVHGNEFAGTESALTVAYELLNSSNEATKQWLKNTIVILDPCINPDGYSRYGNWLREISGKKTHPGLYDREHMEVWPGGRYNHYLFDLNRDWAWQTQIESQQRIKLYNQWMPQVHTDVHEMSYNSPYFFPPAAEPLHEFIEQYQKDFYTVLGKNISQKFDKENWMYNTRERFDLFYPSYGDTYPTYNGAVGLTLEKGGIGAGREVTMENGSNVTIKDRLTQHAAAVLTVVESAASQKEVLLKGFRDFHINARKKAKGVYNTYVLKNNPKLEQLVELLQKNDVEYSYADASGSASGFHYQTKKNESFKIEVNDLIIKADQPRSVLTQVLFEPNQKLNDSLSYDITAWALPLAYGVDGYAVKNSVQIKTKNTIASAEKNIPESVYAFYVPWNNRTSAQVVSLLHQAGIKVRSAMKKAVFGTVTVEPGGLIVSRADNPKITDFEKTVSNIIKIKTDFSFITTGFSTNSKDIGGENFTLLKAPKILMLSGKGVVSTEFGATWFYLDETVAYPVSIVETANFNRVKLYNYNTLILSDGSYDLGEDQKKQIDEWVKNGGKVIAMANAISLFQDREGYALSMFASKEDKEKSEKEEKEIELKKRFLDFEGSERREISGSIPGAIIENKLDKTYPMAFGLGNTYFSLKSNERSFSLLKKAINVAYIPKDYVSYGFVGNDIRKKLNETVSFAVDKRGDGAVIYMMDNPLFRGFWENGVLLFSNALFLVR is encoded by the coding sequence ATGAAGAAAATATTCTTTGTAGCAGTTCTGCTGTTTGTCATTACTTTTTCTGCCTTTGCACAATTAAAAGCACCTTCAGAATTTATTCCGAATTACGGAAAACAAATTAGTTATTACCATCAGGTTGAAGAGTATTTTAAATATCTGACGGAACAATCGCAATCGATCAAAAAACAAAAATACGGCACAACCAACGAGCAGCGGGATCTGAATGTTTATTATATTTCGGCTCCTGAGAATTTGGCCAATCTGGAACAAATCAGAAATAATAATTTAGCTGCAATCGGACTATCAGATAAAAAAACGAGTGGAGTTGAAAATAAAATTATTGTCTGGCTGAGTTTTAATGTTCACGGAAATGAGTTTGCCGGAACCGAAAGTGCCTTAACCGTGGCCTATGAACTTTTGAATTCCTCCAACGAAGCTACAAAGCAGTGGCTTAAAAATACCATTGTAATTCTTGATCCATGTATCAATCCCGACGGTTATTCAAGATATGGAAACTGGCTGAGAGAAATCTCCGGAAAAAAAACACATCCGGGTTTGTACGACAGAGAGCATATGGAAGTCTGGCCAGGCGGAAGATACAATCATTATCTTTTTGATTTGAACCGCGACTGGGCCTGGCAGACGCAAATTGAATCGCAGCAGCGCATTAAATTGTACAATCAATGGATGCCACAAGTGCATACTGATGTGCATGAAATGAGTTACAATTCCCCTTATTTTTTCCCGCCGGCTGCAGAACCTCTGCATGAATTTATTGAACAATATCAGAAGGATTTTTATACGGTTTTAGGTAAAAATATTTCGCAGAAGTTTGATAAGGAAAATTGGATGTACAACACCCGAGAACGATTTGATTTATTTTATCCGAGTTACGGAGATACTTATCCGACCTATAATGGAGCCGTGGGGCTTACATTGGAAAAAGGCGGAATAGGAGCAGGACGTGAAGTAACAATGGAAAACGGCTCGAATGTTACCATAAAAGACCGTTTGACGCAGCATGCAGCCGCAGTTTTGACGGTGGTAGAAAGCGCTGCTTCACAAAAAGAAGTATTACTGAAAGGTTTTAGGGATTTTCATATCAATGCTCGTAAAAAAGCCAAAGGGGTTTACAATACGTATGTTTTGAAAAATAATCCTAAACTGGAACAATTGGTGGAGCTGCTTCAAAAGAATGATGTTGAATATAGCTATGCGGACGCTTCAGGAAGTGCTTCGGGATTTCATTATCAAACCAAGAAGAATGAGAGTTTTAAGATCGAAGTCAATGATTTGATTATTAAAGCCGATCAGCCAAGATCGGTTTTAACGCAGGTTTTGTTTGAGCCCAATCAAAAGTTAAATGACAGTTTATCGTATGACATTACCGCCTGGGCGCTTCCTTTAGCTTATGGAGTTGACGGTTATGCGGTCAAAAATAGTGTTCAGATTAAAACAAAGAATACCATTGCGTCTGCAGAAAAAAACATCCCGGAATCCGTTTACGCTTTTTATGTTCCGTGGAATAACAGAACGTCCGCACAAGTCGTTTCTTTATTGCATCAGGCGGGAATAAAAGTACGTTCGGCCATGAAAAAAGCAGTTTTCGGAACGGTTACGGTTGAACCGGGAGGATTAATTGTCAGTAGGGCAGACAATCCAAAAATTACTGATTTTGAAAAGACAGTCAGTAATATTATCAAAATCAAAACCGATTTTAGTTTTATAACAACAGGATTTTCGACCAATTCTAAAGATATCGGAGGGGAGAATTTTACCTTACTTAAAGCGCCAAAAATATTAATGCTGTCCGGAAAAGGAGTGGTTTCAACTGAGTTTGGAGCGACCTGGTTTTATCTGGACGAAACGGTTGCTTATCCGGTGAGTATCGTAGAAACGGCAAATTTCAACAGAGTTAAATTGTACAATTATAATACTTTGATTCTCTCAGACGGTAGCTATGACCTGGGGGAAGATCAAAAAAAACAAATTGATGAATGGGTAAAAAATGGCGGAAAAGTTATTGCCATGGCCAATGCAATCTCATTGTTTCAGGATCGTGAAGGATATGCTTTGAGTATGTTTGCGAGTAAAGAGGATAAAGAAAAATCAGAAAAAGAAGAGAAAGAGATCGAACTTAAAAAGCGTTTTCTGGACTTTGAAGGTTCTGAACGAAGAGAAATCTCGGGTTCGATTCCCGGTGCCATTATCGAAAATAAACTCGATAAAACCTATCCGATGGCTTTCGGCTTAGGAAATACGTATTTCAGTCTTAAAAGTAACGAAAGATCATTCTCATTACTAAAAAAGGCAATCAACGTGGCATACATTCCGAAAGATTATGTGAGCTATGGATTTGTAGGTAACGATATTAGAAAAAAACTGAACGAAACGGTAAGTTTTGCTGTGGACAAAAGAGGCGACGGAGCCGTAATTTATATGATGGACAACCCGCTTTTCAGAGGTTTTTGGGAAAATGGAGTTTTATTGTTCAGCAATGCTCTTTTCTTAGTACGTTAA
- a CDS encoding DUF2314 domain-containing protein has translation MENTPTFFADGESPKMIEAYQKAQETFKYFWRELSWEYRRIIPGLDVACVKLAFMQEIDGETIVEHMWINDINFDGDTIYGILVNQPNDLTNVNNGDEVQIPVNQISDWLFATQGKTYGAFTIQAMRSEMNEEEREDHDEAWGLDFGDYNDILVVSDQKEKPENLIEHPMSKNMKESLIDFVKNNPEELSVADELGYTFLHRETIAGNKTSVEVLLQSGADTKAKTSNGKTALDFAKQLNWEHLIPLLQ, from the coding sequence ATGGAAAACACACCTACATTCTTTGCCGACGGAGAAAGTCCAAAAATGATCGAAGCCTATCAAAAAGCACAAGAAACCTTTAAATATTTTTGGAGAGAATTATCATGGGAATACCGCCGAATAATTCCGGGACTGGACGTTGCCTGTGTAAAACTGGCTTTTATGCAAGAAATAGACGGCGAGACTATAGTAGAGCATATGTGGATTAATGATATCAATTTTGACGGTGATACTATTTATGGCATCTTAGTCAATCAGCCAAACGATTTAACCAATGTTAATAATGGCGATGAAGTACAAATTCCCGTAAATCAAATAAGCGACTGGCTATTTGCTACTCAGGGTAAGACCTACGGAGCCTTTACAATACAGGCGATGCGTTCAGAAATGAATGAAGAAGAAAGGGAAGACCACGACGAAGCCTGGGGATTAGATTTTGGAGATTACAACGATATTCTGGTGGTTTCAGATCAAAAAGAAAAACCGGAAAACCTCATAGAGCACCCAATGAGCAAAAACATGAAAGAAAGCCTTATTGATTTTGTCAAAAATAATCCAGAAGAACTTAGCGTAGCAGACGAACTAGGTTATACTTTTTTACATCGCGAAACAATTGCAGGAAATAAAACCTCTGTTGAAGTTTTACTGCAATCGGGAGCAGACACAAAAGCTAAAACCAGCAACGGCAAGACCGCGCTTGACTTTGCAAAACAACTGAACTGGGAACATTTAATTCCTTTATTGCAATAA
- a CDS encoding SPFH domain-containing protein, protein MTLPFIEIIEATTSDPNLLMWKFADEDKEIKNGAKLTVRESQQVMLLNEGQLADVYLPGLHTLSTENIPILSKLKGWKYGFESPFKVDVYFFNTHQFINNKWGTPAPILLNDPQFGQIRIRAFGSFDIKITDVAKFFRQYAGTYQQLTIFELQNQLRDFVAPKFGEVLANENITVTDVAGNITQLGKKIEPYLKPYFEQFGIELTQFVITSVTLPEEVTAHYDKITNMNMVTDMDKFTKFNTATAIGDKGTALHQATQNALSMGILLNQLQQNKEIPKEEIKDDLTSKLQKLKSLFDAGLIDEEEFKSKKTELLSQL, encoded by the coding sequence ATGACATTACCTTTCATAGAAATAATAGAAGCCACTACCAGTGATCCCAATTTACTAATGTGGAAATTCGCTGACGAAGACAAAGAAATCAAAAATGGCGCAAAATTAACCGTTCGCGAAAGTCAGCAAGTCATGCTTTTAAATGAAGGTCAGCTTGCCGATGTTTATTTACCCGGACTACATACTTTGTCTACAGAAAATATTCCAATTCTAAGCAAACTAAAAGGCTGGAAATACGGATTTGAAAGCCCGTTTAAAGTCGATGTTTATTTTTTCAATACACATCAGTTTATCAATAACAAATGGGGAACTCCTGCCCCAATTCTTCTAAACGATCCTCAATTTGGACAAATCAGAATTCGTGCTTTTGGAAGTTTTGATATTAAAATTACAGATGTTGCCAAATTCTTTCGCCAATACGCAGGAACATACCAGCAGCTGACCATTTTTGAACTGCAAAATCAACTAAGGGATTTTGTCGCTCCAAAATTTGGAGAAGTATTAGCAAACGAAAATATAACGGTTACCGATGTTGCCGGAAACATTACGCAACTGGGAAAAAAAATAGAACCTTATCTCAAACCCTATTTTGAGCAATTCGGAATTGAGCTGACTCAGTTTGTTATTACCAGCGTAACCTTACCGGAAGAAGTAACAGCACATTACGACAAAATCACCAATATGAATATGGTAACCGATATGGATAAATTTACCAAATTCAATACCGCAACTGCCATTGGTGATAAAGGAACGGCACTTCACCAGGCAACTCAAAATGCCTTAAGCATGGGAATCCTTTTAAATCAGCTGCAGCAGAATAAGGAAATTCCAAAAGAAGAAATAAAAGACGATCTGACCTCAAAACTTCAAAAACTAAAATCTTTGTTTGATGCCGGTTTAATTGACGAAGAGGAATTTAAATCGAAGAAAACAGAATTATTAAGTCAGTTGTAA
- a CDS encoding DUF1801 domain-containing protein, producing MNTAVQDYNHAQSSSDQEICNQLAALIDENLPDAENKIWHAHPVWFLEGNPIVGYSKLKRDVRLLFWSGQSFDEEQLVNEGSFKAAEFRYTSSNQIVPSDIKRWLQKAKEIQWDYKNIVKRKGVLIRLK from the coding sequence ATGAATACAGCCGTACAAGATTATAACCATGCACAAAGCAGCTCTGATCAGGAAATCTGCAATCAGCTCGCTGCTTTAATCGACGAAAATCTGCCGGATGCCGAAAACAAAATCTGGCACGCACATCCGGTTTGGTTTTTAGAAGGTAATCCTATTGTAGGCTACAGCAAACTAAAAAGGGATGTCCGGTTATTGTTTTGGAGCGGTCAGTCGTTTGATGAAGAACAACTTGTTAATGAAGGTTCTTTCAAGGCTGCAGAATTCCGCTATACCTCAAGCAATCAAATTGTTCCGTCAGATATAAAACGCTGGCTTCAAAAAGCAAAAGAAATTCAGTGGGACTATAAAAACATTGTCAAGCGTAAGGGAGTTTTAATACGATTGAAATAA
- a CDS encoding GNAT family N-acetyltransferase, translated as MKITPVQKNDYDILRTLFLQERRSTFYWLDSSVFQLKDFDSLTKGEIILVARIDETVVGFISIWMKNRFIHHLYVDQDYQSKGIGSALLQAAIQKTDFPITLKCLENNTKAVIFYQQKGFTIKERGLSEHGPYILFELTKSTK; from the coding sequence ATGAAAATAACCCCGGTTCAAAAAAACGATTATGACATCTTAAGAACCTTATTCCTACAAGAAAGGCGATCTACTTTTTATTGGCTTGATTCGTCAGTATTTCAACTCAAAGATTTTGATTCCTTAACTAAAGGAGAAATAATTTTAGTCGCGCGAATTGATGAAACTGTCGTTGGATTTATTTCGATCTGGATGAAAAATCGTTTCATACATCATTTGTATGTAGATCAAGACTATCAAAGTAAAGGTATCGGAAGCGCTTTGTTACAAGCCGCCATTCAGAAAACCGATTTTCCAATTACACTCAAATGCCTTGAAAACAACACTAAAGCTGTTATTTTTTATCAGCAAAAAGGTTTTACCATCAAAGAGAGAGGCTTATCAGAACACGGCCCCTATATTTTGTTTGAATTGACAAAGAGTACAAAATAA
- a CDS encoding arginase family protein produces MKEICIVEFPSNLGLKEPQPGKEPGVKNLPDWLWKHQLHKIIHPKSITRLDPPKYSNKRDPETQILNSNSLIDYAREQAYLINNLLSQNKFPFILGGDCSILLGTAIALKQKGNYGLFYLDGHTDFMNVSLSETGGVGGMAASIVTGNGADKLTNILNLRPYIKEENLWCVGNREYDDEYENEIRNSSAAYVSLGHLRKQGILKSVQSFLSEIENKNLDGFWLHIDVDVLNDSIMPCVDSRTPDGLTYAEFNELTSLLFQSNLLTGLEITILDPDLDPTGQYTKEFVNHFSATFNQHIHLGT; encoded by the coding sequence ATGAAAGAAATATGCATTGTTGAATTTCCGTCGAATCTGGGTTTAAAAGAACCTCAACCCGGAAAAGAACCGGGCGTAAAAAACTTGCCTGACTGGTTATGGAAACACCAGCTTCATAAAATCATTCATCCTAAAAGTATTACTAGACTTGATCCTCCAAAATATTCAAATAAGCGGGATCCTGAAACTCAAATTCTCAATAGCAATTCACTAATCGATTATGCCAGAGAGCAAGCTTATCTGATAAACAATTTACTTTCTCAGAACAAATTTCCTTTTATCTTAGGCGGAGACTGCAGTATACTTTTAGGAACAGCTATAGCCTTAAAACAAAAAGGAAACTACGGATTATTCTATCTTGATGGTCATACCGATTTTATGAATGTCTCGCTATCCGAAACCGGAGGAGTTGGCGGAATGGCAGCCTCGATAGTTACCGGAAACGGAGCAGACAAACTAACCAATATTCTAAATCTGCGTCCTTATATCAAAGAAGAAAATCTCTGGTGTGTAGGAAACCGTGAATATGACGACGAGTATGAAAATGAAATTCGCAACTCTTCTGCTGCCTATGTTAGTCTGGGCCACTTGCGAAAACAAGGTATTTTGAAAAGCGTACAATCATTTCTTTCAGAAATAGAAAATAAAAATCTCGATGGTTTCTGGCTGCATATCGATGTCGATGTTTTGAATGACAGCATAATGCCTTGCGTCGACAGCAGAACTCCAGACGGACTTACTTATGCCGAATTTAACGAGCTGACTTCTCTCCTTTTTCAGAGTAATCTGTTAACCGGACTTGAAATTACCATTTTAGATCCTGATCTCGATCCCACCGGACAATACACCAAAGAGTTTGTAAATCACTTTTCGGCTACTTTTAATCAACATATCCATTTAGGCACTTAA
- a CDS encoding DUF6620 family protein has translation MFKKLFGALTGDNKQENQNYEAQTSNNNYENDYEDNYQETEYDPETLHGTHYSVEDFDNEVAERSEAWIADERASGENLDEKDVQNIYFNYRREVYKEWNNCDSDQMIRFEHANSLKYTGVQTSGFVKVDDNNPFLEPVHGVDLRTYTAMCLKISAGIDYLEVCKAMGFEPAVWEELNTIWPQRMGEDTSFTVTTLFGQYYAENVTVPQLENLKAETSEEGAANLERIRTDRYFYEELAGARQAAYEYGIDGAQWILENFGINLADFQSVAMQWMTEQNQNWNSEDINEFFNYQQEKQKEYAAKFAAEQGGNIADDVNF, from the coding sequence ATGTTTAAAAAACTTTTTGGAGCCTTAACCGGAGACAACAAACAGGAAAATCAAAATTATGAAGCTCAGACTTCAAACAATAATTATGAAAATGATTATGAAGATAATTATCAGGAAACAGAATATGATCCCGAAACTTTACACGGCACACATTATTCTGTAGAGGATTTCGACAATGAAGTAGCGGAAAGATCTGAAGCCTGGATCGCAGACGAGCGTGCAAGTGGAGAAAATCTTGACGAAAAAGACGTTCAAAATATTTACTTCAATTACAGAAGAGAAGTATATAAGGAATGGAACAACTGTGACTCAGACCAAATGATTCGTTTTGAACATGCTAATTCATTAAAGTATACGGGAGTTCAAACTTCAGGATTTGTAAAAGTAGATGATAACAATCCGTTTTTAGAGCCAGTACATGGAGTAGATTTAAGAACTTATACGGCAATGTGTCTTAAAATAAGCGCCGGAATTGATTATCTTGAAGTATGTAAAGCAATGGGATTTGAACCGGCAGTTTGGGAAGAGCTAAATACTATCTGGCCACAGCGCATGGGAGAGGATACTTCGTTTACTGTTACGACTTTGTTTGGACAATATTATGCTGAAAATGTAACCGTTCCGCAATTAGAGAATCTGAAAGCCGAAACTTCGGAAGAAGGAGCCGCTAACCTTGAAAGAATCAGAACAGATCGTTATTTTTATGAAGAACTTGCCGGAGCAAGACAGGCAGCTTACGAATACGGAATTGATGGTGCTCAGTGGATTCTGGAAAACTTCGGAATCAATTTAGCAGATTTCCAATCTGTTGCCATGCAATGGATGACGGAGCAAAATCAAAATTGGAACTCCGAAGACATTAATGAATTCTTCAATTACCAACAGGAAAAACAAAAAGAGTATGCCGCTAAATTTGCCGCAGAACAAGGTGGAAACATCGCAGACGATGTAAATTTCTAA